From the genome of Scytonema hofmannii PCC 7110, one region includes:
- a CDS encoding CHAT domain-containing protein, translating into MVSNFPDVAKANLKLRLKTEKAQSLVVFDASQNGKLQVKDAKSQLDKGRDLFEAGQFADAAKFWELAAVSFQQQGDILNQAWSLSYLSLAYQNLGEWNKAEKAIVNSLNLLKRQKEHSQILAVSLNTLGTLQLAQGKGEAALESWQKAERAYAAAGDLVGKTGSQINQAQALQSLGYYRRSQSLLASITEQLQSQPDSLLKMQTLQSLGVALQMVGDVQKSQDILKQSLAISDRINSPEDTSQILFSLGNTARDQEQKQVALNYYQQAAAKTTNPRLQVEAQLNQLSLYTETSQWKQAQSLLVPIKTQLNNLPPSRTSIYAAVNFARSLSQLAQQRGGYPAQYQEAAQVLARGVQQAETLGDTRAKAYALVKLGGLYFQTQQLDLALQLTEQAQQIAEAIYASDIAYQAYWQIGRIRKIQGDVKAAIVAYDLAVNMLKSLRSDLVSINRDVQFSFQESVEPIYRELVDLLLQSSKPSPENLVQARETIEALQLAELDNFFREACIEAKPQQIDQIDNTAAVIYPIILRDRLEVILSIPGKPLLSYKTSLSKTDLENNLKQMRQSLNLAYSNEERLRLYQYLYDWLIRPVESDLAKSGVKTLAFVLDGRLRTLPMAALHDGKQFLVEKYNLALSPGMQLLQARSFAGNNLKMMTAGLSAARQGFKALPGVNMEVKQIVSEVPGQFLLNEKFTSANLQKAVQSKPFSILHLATHGQFSSRSDDTFILTWDSKIKVKELGELIKSRNEDETQPIELLVLSACQTAQGDDRAILGLAGIAVHSRARSTLATLWAVKDESTAKFMSEFYKHLRQPGIDKAEALRQAQLTFLHDADFSHPFYWAPFVLVGNWL; encoded by the coding sequence ATGGTTAGCAATTTTCCAGATGTAGCCAAAGCCAATCTGAAATTGAGGTTAAAAACTGAAAAAGCTCAGTCTTTGGTAGTTTTTGATGCTAGTCAAAATGGAAAACTTCAAGTCAAAGATGCTAAATCCCAACTTGATAAAGGCAGAGACTTGTTTGAAGCAGGACAGTTTGCTGATGCTGCTAAATTCTGGGAATTAGCAGCTGTTAGTTTTCAGCAGCAAGGTGATATTCTTAATCAAGCTTGGAGTTTGTCTTATCTTTCTTTAGCCTATCAGAATTTGGGAGAGTGGAACAAGGCGGAGAAAGCCATTGTCAACAGCCTCAATCTCTTAAAACGTCAGAAGGAACATTCACAGATTCTAGCAGTATCTTTAAACACTTTGGGCACTCTCCAACTTGCACAAGGAAAAGGGGAAGCTGCTCTGGAAAGCTGGCAAAAAGCTGAACGCGCCTATGCAGCTGCTGGCGATCTCGTAGGAAAAACAGGTAGTCAAATTAACCAAGCTCAAGCGTTACAATCTTTGGGATATTATCGGAGGTCGCAAAGTCTTTTAGCAAGCATCACCGAGCAACTGCAAAGCCAACCTGATTCTCTCTTAAAAATGCAAACACTACAAAGTCTGGGAGTGGCTTTACAAATGGTAGGAGATGTACAAAAATCCCAAGATATTTTAAAGCAAAGTTTGGCAATTAGCGATCGCATTAACTCTCCTGAGGATACCAGTCAAATTCTTTTTAGCTTGGGAAATACGGCAAGAGATCAAGAGCAAAAGCAAGTAGCTTTAAATTATTACCAACAAGCAGCAGCAAAAACAACCAACCCTCGCTTGCAAGTAGAAGCTCAGTTGAACCAACTCAGTCTTTATACAGAAACCTCACAATGGAAACAAGCTCAATCTTTATTAGTACCAATAAAAACTCAACTCAACAATCTTCCTCCTTCTCGCACATCGATTTATGCGGCTGTTAACTTTGCTCGCAGTCTTTCTCAATTGGCGCAGCAACGTGGAGGTTATCCTGCACAATATCAGGAAGCAGCACAGGTTTTAGCCCGTGGGGTACAACAAGCAGAAACTTTGGGAGATACGCGAGCCAAAGCGTATGCTTTAGTTAAGTTAGGAGGATTGTATTTCCAGACACAACAGTTAGATCTGGCGTTACAACTTACGGAACAAGCTCAACAGATTGCTGAGGCGATTTATGCTTCTGATATCGCCTATCAAGCTTATTGGCAAATCGGGCGCATTCGCAAAATTCAGGGGGATGTTAAAGCTGCAATAGTCGCATATGATTTAGCCGTCAATATGCTTAAATCTTTGCGTAGTGACTTGGTGTCGATTAATCGAGACGTGCAGTTTTCTTTTCAAGAGAGTGTAGAACCCATTTATCGGGAGTTAGTGGATCTTTTGTTACAATCATCCAAGCCCAGTCCAGAGAATTTAGTCCAGGCGCGAGAAACAATCGAAGCTCTACAGCTAGCTGAACTAGACAATTTCTTTCGCGAAGCTTGTATAGAAGCCAAACCACAGCAAATTGACCAAATCGACAACACAGCAGCAGTTATTTATCCAATTATTTTACGCGATCGCTTGGAAGTTATTTTATCGATTCCTGGAAAACCTCTTTTAAGTTACAAAACTTCTTTATCTAAAACCGATCTTGAAAACAATCTGAAACAGATGCGACAGTCCCTCAATCTTGCTTACTCCAATGAAGAACGCTTGCGTCTATATCAATATTTATATGATTGGCTGATTCGTCCTGTAGAGTCTGACTTAGCCAAGAGTGGAGTAAAAACTTTAGCATTTGTGTTAGATGGTCGTTTGCGAACTTTGCCAATGGCTGCTTTACATGATGGCAAACAGTTTCTAGTGGAAAAATATAATCTTGCTCTCTCTCCAGGGATGCAGTTATTGCAGGCGCGATCGTTCGCAGGAAACAATTTAAAAATGATGACAGCAGGATTAAGTGCAGCACGTCAAGGGTTTAAAGCTTTGCCAGGAGTCAATATGGAAGTCAAACAGATTGTCTCAGAAGTTCCCGGCCAATTTCTTTTGAATGAAAAATTTACTAGCGCCAACCTGCAAAAAGCTGTTCAATCAAAGCCTTTTTCAATTTTGCATTTAGCGACTCACGGTCAGTTTAGTAGTAGATCTGATGACACTTTTATACTAACCTGGGATAGCAAGATTAAAGTCAAAGAATTGGGCGAATTAATTAAGTCTAGAAATGAAGACGAAACTCAACCAATAGAGTTATTAGTTCTGAGCGCCTGTCAAACAGCTCAAGGAGACGATCGCGCTATCTTGGGATTGGCTGGAATAGCAGTTCATTCACGAGCACGTAGTACCTTAGCAACCCTCTGGGCTGTTAAAGATGAATCTACAGCCAAATTTATGTCAGAGTTTTATAAACATCTCAGACAGCCAGGAATTGATAAAGCGGAAGCTTTGCGTCAAGCCCAGTTAACATTTTTGCACGATGCAGATTTTTCTCATCCTTTTTATTGGGCACCATTTGTCTTAGTCGGAAATTGGTTATAA
- a CDS encoding hybrid sensor histidine kinase/response regulator — translation MNSISCQNAIILAVDDNPKNLKVLCSAIANMGWEILVATDGESAIEQAKYAQPDLILLDIMMPGIDGFETCQILKGNSITQEIPIIFMTALSETVDKVRGLSLGAVDYITKPFQPEEVITRINIHLKLRLLTQELAIQNMELEKRVQERTAKLSQVLQELHQSQLQLVQYEKISSLGKLVAGVAHEINNPLTFIEGSLNYLENFLSDFIYHLKLYQKYYPNPVEQIVEDAIDIELDKMILDIPNLLSSVNEGVERISKISNSLRIFSRSDIFHKTSFDIHEGIDSTLVLLKYRLQNSKNRFGIEVIKKYENLPKIRCYPGQLNQVFMNIISNAIDAIDEAAKKALKSEKEIKYIIDIFTSVNSTGTSVIISIKDNGPGIPQEIKERIFEQFFTTKAVGKGTGLGLSISQEIIEQRHEGKLSCFSKLGQGTEFVIELPINDKE, via the coding sequence ATGAATTCTATTAGTTGTCAAAATGCCATTATCCTAGCTGTTGATGATAATCCCAAAAATCTCAAAGTCTTATGTAGTGCTATTGCGAATATGGGATGGGAGATTTTAGTTGCAACTGACGGGGAAAGCGCTATTGAGCAAGCAAAATATGCCCAGCCTGACTTGATTTTATTAGACATTATGATGCCAGGAATCGATGGATTTGAAACCTGCCAAATACTTAAAGGAAATTCTATCACTCAAGAAATACCCATAATTTTTATGACGGCTCTTTCAGAAACCGTTGATAAAGTCAGAGGTCTTTCTTTAGGAGCCGTAGATTACATTACCAAACCTTTTCAACCAGAAGAAGTCATAACCAGAATTAACATTCATTTAAAGCTACGTTTGTTGACGCAAGAACTTGCAATCCAGAATATGGAGTTAGAGAAGAGGGTGCAAGAACGGACAGCAAAACTTTCTCAAGTGCTACAAGAACTACATCAATCTCAACTTCAGCTAGTGCAATATGAAAAGATTTCTTCTCTCGGTAAGTTAGTAGCTGGTGTTGCCCATGAAATTAATAATCCCCTGACTTTTATAGAAGGAAGCTTGAACTATCTTGAAAATTTTCTATCCGATTTCATTTATCATTTAAAACTTTATCAAAAATACTATCCTAATCCAGTAGAGCAAATTGTGGAAGATGCGATCGATATAGAATTAGACAAAATGATTCTAGATATCCCCAACTTGCTATCATCTGTTAATGAAGGTGTAGAACGTATTAGTAAAATTAGTAATAGTTTACGCATTTTTTCTCGTTCTGATATTTTCCATAAAACCTCTTTTGATATTCATGAAGGTATTGATAGTACCCTGGTACTATTAAAGTACCGCCTGCAAAATAGTAAAAATCGTTTTGGTATTGAAGTTATTAAAAAATATGAAAATTTACCAAAAATTAGATGCTACCCCGGACAACTCAACCAAGTCTTTATGAATATTATCTCTAATGCTATAGATGCTATTGATGAAGCTGCTAAAAAAGCTTTAAAATCAGAAAAAGAAATTAAATATATTATTGATATTTTTACATCAGTAAATAGCACAGGCACTTCTGTGATTATCTCCATCAAAGATAATGGACCGGGAATACCACAGGAAATCAAAGAACGAATATTTGAACAATTTTTTACTACAAAAGCTGTAGGTAAAGGAACTGGTTTGGGATTATCTATTTCTCAAGAAATTATAGAACAAAGGCATGAAGGTAAACTTTCCTGTTTTTCAAAATTGGGACAAGGAACAGAATTTGTAATTGAACTTCCTATAAATGACAAGGAATAA
- a CDS encoding CHASE2 domain-containing protein produces the protein MLFNWKTITQRVSIFWKSQPICGEFRGGCRYIAIASSSVAVGVIAGGIAGLFQLLEWQILEGFYTLRPLEPREERILIVAIEEQDISQVRAWPIPDTVLADLLIEIKAHQPAVIGLDIYRNLAVKPGHEKLVAVMKSTPNLIGVMKMAGVRKVPPPPILSQQDQVALVDWVEDTDGKVRRGLLSAGNDKDEIVLGLAARLSLMYLERKKGISLKPLDKNGDSLQLGKAVFTPLQGTEFNYRGADIGGYQILLNYRGALERFDTVSLREVLNGSVAPERIRDRIVLIGVTAKSIRDELYVGYRKNALLHGGVPMPGVVLHANLTSQMINAALNGRPLMKTWSYHSEWLWVCCWSFVSSSVTWQLLYLKSNRLQKFFGLLIIGMTFAIAIILSTAYLMFLIGWWIPSVSPLLALIGSAIVTTNFYKKFQLAEANKQLQEYSRTLEQRVKERTKELEAAKIAADIANHAKSEFLSNMSHELRTPLNGILGYAQILQRSPNLTKPQTDGLNIIYQCGSHLLNLINDILDLSKIESRKLELYKSDFHFLSFLIAVAEMCRISAVQKGISFTYQIEPQLPEVVCADEKRLRQILINLLGNAIKFTEKGGVTFKVEILEIKNWGLETLEDSSQLPQSPEPLQCSGSPIARVRFQVEDTGVGITSEHIEKIFLPFEQVGENKKKTEGTGLGLAISRKLAELMESKIQVESILGVGSKFWLDIDLLMVERSINRDPVVQDKNKMGIEAKNLDEQWKNYYSAYSTPAASKTEFIAPPAAELNKLLDFAMRGNIQGIEILLDELDRLDDRFFPFTHKVRQLADNFQIKNIREFIKSFQGEIL, from the coding sequence ATGCTGTTCAATTGGAAAACCATTACTCAACGTGTCTCAATATTCTGGAAGTCTCAACCCATCTGTGGAGAGTTTAGGGGAGGCTGTCGTTATATAGCGATCGCGTCTTCCAGTGTGGCTGTTGGCGTCATTGCTGGAGGAATAGCTGGATTGTTCCAACTACTGGAGTGGCAGATCCTAGAGGGATTTTATACTTTGCGGCCTTTGGAACCAAGGGAAGAGCGCATTCTCATTGTCGCTATTGAAGAACAAGATATATCCCAAGTCCGTGCATGGCCGATTCCTGACACTGTTTTAGCTGATTTGCTGATCGAGATCAAAGCACACCAACCAGCTGTTATTGGCTTAGATATTTATCGGAATCTGGCTGTCAAACCAGGTCATGAGAAATTGGTAGCAGTTATGAAATCTACACCAAACCTAATTGGTGTTATGAAAATGGCTGGAGTCCGTAAAGTACCGCCACCTCCCATCTTATCGCAACAAGACCAAGTTGCTCTTGTTGATTGGGTTGAAGATACAGATGGTAAAGTCAGACGAGGTTTGCTATCTGCTGGCAATGACAAAGACGAAATTGTTTTGGGGTTAGCGGCTCGCTTAAGCCTAATGTATTTGGAACGCAAAAAAGGTATCTCCTTGAAACCTCTAGACAAGAATGGGGATTCTTTGCAGTTAGGTAAAGCAGTATTTACACCTCTTCAAGGTACAGAGTTCAATTACCGAGGAGCAGATATTGGAGGATACCAAATATTACTGAATTACCGAGGTGCTCTTGAGCGTTTTGATACAGTATCTTTGAGAGAAGTCCTGAATGGTTCTGTCGCTCCCGAAAGAATACGCGATCGCATTGTTTTAATAGGCGTGACAGCTAAGAGTATCCGTGACGAGCTTTATGTGGGTTACAGGAAAAATGCATTGCTCCATGGTGGTGTTCCAATGCCAGGAGTGGTGCTTCACGCTAATTTGACCAGTCAAATGATAAATGCTGCTCTTAATGGACGACCTCTGATGAAAACGTGGTCTTACCATAGTGAATGGTTGTGGGTTTGTTGCTGGTCTTTTGTGAGTAGTAGTGTAACTTGGCAGTTGCTGTATCTCAAATCTAACCGTCTACAAAAATTTTTTGGGTTGTTGATTATAGGAATGACATTTGCAATAGCCATTATCTTAAGTACTGCCTATTTGATGTTTCTTATAGGTTGGTGGATTCCTTCAGTTTCACCCTTACTGGCTCTGATTGGTAGTGCAATTGTTACAACCAACTTTTATAAAAAATTCCAATTAGCAGAAGCCAACAAGCAATTACAGGAGTATTCTCGCACTCTTGAGCAAAGAGTGAAAGAGCGCACCAAAGAATTAGAAGCAGCCAAAATCGCTGCTGATATTGCCAACCACGCCAAAAGCGAATTTCTCTCAAATATGAGTCATGAACTGCGGACACCCCTCAATGGTATTCTAGGGTACGCACAAATTTTGCAACGTTCTCCAAACCTGACAAAACCTCAGACGGATGGTCTCAACATTATTTATCAGTGCGGTTCTCACTTGTTAAATCTAATCAACGATATTTTAGATCTCTCAAAAATCGAATCTCGCAAACTAGAACTGTACAAGAGTGATTTTCATTTCTTGTCTTTTTTAATAGCAGTAGCGGAAATGTGTCGTATTAGTGCTGTCCAAAAAGGTATATCTTTTACTTACCAAATAGAGCCGCAACTTCCAGAGGTTGTTTGCGCTGACGAAAAACGGTTGCGGCAAATTTTAATTAATTTACTAGGCAATGCAATTAAGTTTACTGAAAAAGGAGGAGTTACTTTCAAAGTAGAAATCCTAGAGATTAAGAACTGGGGATTGGAGACTCTTGAAGATTCTTCCCAATTACCCCAGTCACCAGAACCTTTACAATGCAGTGGTTCCCCTATCGCTCGCGTGCGATTCCAAGTCGAAGATACTGGAGTGGGGATAACATCAGAACACATAGAAAAGATTTTTTTGCCTTTTGAGCAGGTTGGCGAAAACAAGAAAAAAACTGAAGGAACGGGTTTGGGGTTAGCAATTAGCCGTAAATTGGCTGAGTTAATGGAAAGTAAAATTCAAGTTGAAAGTATTTTGGGCGTTGGCAGTAAATTTTGGTTAGATATAGACTTATTAATGGTCGAGCGCTCCATCAATAGAGACCCAGTAGTCCAAGATAAAAATAAGATGGGTATTGAAGCTAAAAATTTAGATGAGCAATGGAAAAATTATTATTCTGCTTATTCAACCCCTGCTGCTTCCAAAACTGAATTCATAGCCCCACCAGCAGCAGAACTGAACAAACTGTTGGATTTTGCTATGAGAGGGAACATTCAAGGTATAGAGATTTTATTAGATGAGTTAGATCGATTAGATGATCGATTCTTCCCGTTTACTCACAAAGTTCGTCAATTAGCTGACAACTTCCAAATCAAGAATATTCGGGAATTTATTAAATCTTTTCAGGGTGAAATCTTATGA
- a CDS encoding DUF928 domain-containing protein, whose translation MPNQRNSVLKFCLLGSALLMLLFFTPMWDRLEAAQVVTFRPPRLPAPRHSTGGASRSGNNCLMAEKVGSTASVTALLPSSGIGLTVKERPAILVYIPPTTAKKALFGVQDEQAINHYQTTINLPEKPGVMAIKLPDSVPGIKTGKNYQWSLAMICSSELEPDSPLVSGWIQRIEYPVGLKNQSRSSPSLELASHLAKHGVWYDTIFELAKLRQAEPLNPIIKASWQQLLNAVGLNAIANAPLAKRSTYVTYWD comes from the coding sequence ATGCCAAATCAGCGTAACTCTGTGCTCAAATTCTGCCTCTTGGGAAGCGCCCTGTTGATGTTGTTGTTTTTTACTCCTATGTGGGATAGGCTAGAGGCTGCTCAAGTAGTCACTTTCAGACCTCCACGGCTACCTGCACCAAGGCACTCAACAGGAGGAGCTTCTCGATCTGGTAACAACTGCCTCATGGCTGAAAAAGTAGGGTCTACAGCCTCGGTCACCGCCTTACTACCGTCAAGCGGAATTGGTTTGACTGTAAAAGAGCGTCCGGCAATATTGGTCTACATCCCGCCGACTACCGCCAAAAAAGCATTGTTCGGCGTACAAGATGAGCAAGCCATAAACCACTACCAAACAACCATCAATTTACCTGAAAAACCGGGAGTGATGGCAATCAAACTCCCTGACTCCGTACCCGGAATCAAGACAGGTAAAAATTATCAATGGTCCTTGGCAATGATTTGCTCATCTGAATTAGAGCCAGATAGCCCACTGGTCAGTGGATGGATTCAACGAATTGAATACCCTGTCGGCTTAAAAAATCAAAGCAGGTCGTCTCCTTCTCTAGAATTGGCTTCTCACTTAGCCAAACATGGTGTTTGGTATGATACTATTTTTGAACTTGCTAAATTAAGGCAAGCTGAGCCTCTTAACCCGATTATAAAGGCTTCTTGGCAACAACTGTTAAATGCTGTAGGTTTGAATGCGATCGCCAATGCACCTTTGGCAAAACGATCGACTTATGTGACCTATTGGGATTAA
- a CDS encoding NF038122 family metalloprotease translates to MIATEVAAKLWSEFLADDVTIKLFVTTTSQMPKGVLGSATGEMLLPQTSYQDFLSKFSVDKKSQNDRTAYTNFQKEENQDVSELNVMVNDRLVSGIDDINLASANAKALGILSSNNPDYDGHIVLNKLIDASSGIPLTWSYNFTNNQIPSNTLDFLSTVVHEMGHTLGFISGVDNPNLKLAIKNEKMLGIPITESDVEDSITPLDLYRFSSQSRNNIVPGDRGSPSIKGIPDLSIGKNSFFTFNRGFSKVEDMSTGEDTTLGGDGNQASHWKQNKNAIMEPYLEAGKREAIARADLIALDLIGWDLRSEAMSLDQLAAILPTLYNQAKATAEDKIANSSTWILTEPPRLINPITIDVNNSNDSINNNDDDDDDDTLLSVYSQDSAIAEFCNNSQNNNTSQCIRWRTFGFAKWREYYREIGLK, encoded by the coding sequence ATGATTGCAACGGAAGTAGCAGCCAAGCTATGGTCAGAATTTTTAGCTGATGATGTTACCATCAAGTTGTTTGTGACAACGACCAGTCAGATGCCTAAAGGTGTTTTGGGAAGCGCAACAGGAGAGATGTTGTTACCCCAAACTTCATACCAAGACTTTCTCTCTAAATTTTCTGTAGATAAAAAATCGCAGAATGATAGAACTGCCTACACCAACTTTCAAAAAGAAGAAAATCAAGATGTTTCTGAGTTAAATGTAATGGTTAACGATCGCTTAGTATCAGGTATTGATGACATCAACCTGGCTAGTGCTAATGCCAAAGCCTTAGGAATACTTTCCAGCAATAATCCCGATTATGACGGTCATATTGTCTTAAATAAGCTCATTGACGCCTCATCAGGTATCCCATTGACATGGAGCTATAACTTTACCAACAACCAGATTCCGTCTAACACATTAGACTTTTTGAGTACGGTTGTACACGAAATGGGTCACACTCTAGGTTTTATCAGTGGAGTGGATAATCCCAACTTAAAATTGGCAATCAAAAACGAGAAAATGCTAGGTATACCCATAACAGAGTCTGATGTAGAAGACAGTATCACTCCACTAGATCTATACCGCTTCTCCAGCCAAAGCAGAAACAATATTGTACCCGGCGATCGTGGCAGCCCCAGTATCAAGGGAATACCAGACTTATCAATAGGGAAAAATTCTTTCTTCACTTTTAATCGAGGCTTTTCAAAGGTTGAGGATATGTCAACAGGAGAAGATACTACACTAGGTGGAGATGGAAACCAAGCCTCTCATTGGAAACAAAACAAAAATGCTATCATGGAGCCTTATCTAGAGGCAGGTAAGAGAGAGGCGATCGCAAGGGCGGATCTCATCGCATTGGATTTAATTGGTTGGGACTTGCGATCGGAAGCTATGTCACTAGACCAATTGGCAGCAATTTTACCAACTCTATACAATCAAGCCAAAGCTACAGCAGAAGACAAAATTGCAAATTCTTCTACTTGGATTCTGACCGAGCCTCCGCGACTTATAAATCCTATAACAATAGATGTCAACAACAGTAATGACAGTATTAACAATAATGACGATGATGACGATGATGATACTCTTCTTTCAGTGTATTCACAAGATTCTGCCATAGCAGAGTTTTGCAATAATTCGCAGAACAATAACACATCTCAATGTATAAGATGGAGGACTTTTGGTTTCGCAAAATGGAGAGAGTATTATAGAGAAATAGGTTTAAAATAA
- a CDS encoding filamentous hemagglutinin N-terminal domain-containing protein, translating into MPARAQTEITPDGSLPTSINNIGEGVYEITGGGQPNNGTNLFHSLKDFSIKAGDTARFVHPQGIENIITRITGGLPSQINGTIQTLIEGTTDIGRANLFLINPSGIIFGENARLDIGGSFFATTADKIKFADGTEFVATNSTANPLLTISVPIGLQYGSTPNGSIRVNGNGHNLGFSVDSDYVDRSNRPLGLHYGTQTGKSIALVGANVVLDGGNVTLPQGRVEVWSVNNGEVSLTNKNQQIQLEPGQGINYGNIELLNAASIDTSGNSAGSIQLRGKNINLTNGSVIFTDTIGNGTPGTLNVLASESVKVQGIVNNPNSQYYSGIFADVAPDATGNGSNITIDTQSLLLIDGGQIQSATYGIGSAGDLYVKAKDIQLIGDSLLGASGLFSPVTPGATGNGGNVSIETESLRVLAGAEITTTTFGAGNGGELTIKANDIEVKGVAERTYIFTGESLENPSAIAAAVQKIPEFANSGTGRGGNVKIQTQNLRLVEGGQIASATLSLGNAGNLQVNANNVELIGVSKTVRSGLLASAIQESGNGGNITVNANQLTIRDGATISVSNFQSQNKVPPGTGAAGSIQINAPSLLMKQGTITADTNAGDFGNITIQSQNTLMSRGSGISTNALNSSRGGNLTISTNTLVAIENSDITANAQKGFGGRVVLNAQGVFGSQVRQQQTLESDITASSELGLEFNGTVQVNTLDADLSRGLVELPTSLTDSSQRIATGCAATARDNSLVFSGRGGLPENPDNTLRGQTLWYDVRNLSDSQQAESKPQKIDKLSDIRQMPDESIVEAKGWVKNSKGELELVAVVPLATAGLPTLSCDVR; encoded by the coding sequence TTGCCAGCTAGAGCACAAACCGAAATAACTCCAGATGGTAGCCTACCTACCAGCATCAACAATATTGGTGAGGGAGTCTATGAAATTACTGGGGGTGGGCAACCCAACAACGGTACCAATCTTTTCCACAGCTTAAAAGATTTCTCCATAAAAGCGGGAGACACAGCCCGATTCGTTCATCCTCAAGGTATTGAGAACATTATCACCCGGATCACTGGCGGGTTGCCTTCTCAAATTAACGGCACTATTCAAACACTCATAGAAGGTACTACAGATATTGGTCGTGCCAACCTCTTCCTGATCAATCCCAGTGGTATTATCTTTGGAGAAAATGCTCGTTTAGATATAGGTGGTTCTTTTTTTGCTACCACTGCAGATAAAATAAAATTTGCTGACGGTACGGAATTTGTTGCCACCAACTCTACAGCCAATCCACTGCTCACAATTAGTGTTCCCATTGGGTTGCAATATGGGTCAACTCCTAACGGTAGTATTCGTGTCAACGGTAACGGTCACAATTTGGGATTCTCCGTTGATTCTGATTATGTAGATCGGAGTAACCGTCCATTAGGATTGCACTACGGAACCCAAACAGGTAAAAGCATCGCTTTGGTGGGAGCGAATGTGGTCTTGGATGGTGGAAATGTTACCCTTCCACAAGGGAGAGTGGAAGTTTGGTCAGTCAATAATGGTGAAGTTTCTTTAACCAACAAAAACCAACAAATACAACTTGAACCAGGGCAAGGAATTAATTACGGTAATATAGAATTGTTGAATGCCGCATCTATTGATACCAGTGGCAACAGTGCAGGTAGCATACAACTGCGAGGGAAAAACATTAACCTGACCAATGGTTCAGTCATTTTCACAGACACGATCGGGAATGGGACTCCAGGAACGCTTAATGTCTTGGCTTCTGAATCCGTAAAGGTACAAGGGATAGTTAACAATCCCAACAGTCAATATTACAGTGGTATATTTGCTGATGTTGCACCAGACGCAACAGGAAATGGCAGCAACATCACGATCGACACTCAATCCTTGCTCTTGATTGATGGGGGTCAAATACAAAGTGCCACTTATGGGATTGGTTCTGCGGGTGATTTATATGTGAAAGCGAAAGATATTCAACTGATTGGCGATTCTCTACTCGGAGCAAGTGGTCTATTTTCCCCAGTTACACCAGGAGCCACTGGCAATGGAGGTAACGTAAGTATTGAAACTGAAAGTTTAAGAGTTTTAGCAGGTGCTGAGATTACTACAACTACTTTTGGCGCTGGTAATGGTGGAGAATTAACTATCAAAGCGAATGATATAGAAGTCAAAGGTGTCGCAGAACGTACATATATTTTTACAGGTGAAAGTTTAGAAAACCCCAGTGCAATTGCAGCCGCAGTCCAAAAAATCCCAGAATTTGCCAATTCTGGCACTGGTCGGGGTGGAAATGTAAAGATTCAAACCCAAAATTTGCGTCTTGTGGAAGGTGGTCAAATAGCTTCTGCAACTCTTAGCTTGGGGAATGCTGGGAATTTGCAAGTTAATGCTAACAATGTTGAATTGATAGGCGTTAGCAAAACTGTTCGTAGTGGATTATTGGCAAGTGCTATCCAAGAGAGTGGCAATGGGGGTAATATCACGGTTAATGCCAATCAGTTAACTATTCGTGATGGGGCGACTATCAGTGTGAGCAACTTCCAGAGCCAAAACAAAGTGCCTCCTGGTACAGGGGCAGCTGGTAGCATTCAAATTAATGCCCCTTCTCTGCTCATGAAACAAGGCACAATAACTGCTGATACAAACGCTGGCGATTTTGGGAACATTACAATCCAATCGCAAAACACGCTCATGAGTCGAGGAAGTGGGATTAGTACCAACGCCCTCAACAGTTCCCGTGGTGGAAATCTTACCATTTCTACCAATACTTTAGTCGCTATAGAAAATAGTGACATAACTGCAAATGCTCAAAAAGGTTTTGGCGGAAGGGTGGTACTCAATGCCCAAGGTGTTTTTGGGAGTCAGGTTCGCCAACAACAGACTTTAGAGAGTGATATTACCGCTTCTTCCGAACTAGGACTGGAGTTTAATGGTACGGTGCAAGTCAACACACTAGATGCAGACCTTTCTCGCGGGTTAGTGGAACTACCAACAAGTTTAACCGACTCCTCCCAACGAATTGCTACAGGTTGCGCTGCAACAGCAAGAGACAATAGTTTAGTCTTTAGTGGACGAGGTGGGTTACCAGAAAATCCCGATAATACCCTACGGGGTCAGACTTTATGGTATGATGTGCGGAATTTGTCAGACTCCCAACAAGCAGAAAGCAAACCTCAAAAAATTGACAAGCTGTCTGACATAAGGCAAATGCCAGATGAAAGCATTGTGGAAGCGAAAGGATGGGTTAAGAATTCTAAAGGCGAGTTGGAGTTGGTGGCAGTAGTCCCATTAGCTACTGCAGGTTTGCCAACTCTTAGTTGTGATGTAAGGTAG